One part of the Vicia villosa cultivar HV-30 ecotype Madison, WI linkage group LG6, Vvil1.0, whole genome shotgun sequence genome encodes these proteins:
- the LOC131613472 gene encoding uncharacterized protein LOC131613472, protein MEEGILSTLIQFYDSLYHCFTFPNYKLLPTLEEYASIIGLPITGRIPFNGLEMDHKSHDIKVLSFSQERKEDDFETVFALLVYGLFLFPNIDNFVDMNAIKIFMKGNPVPTLLVDTYYFIHLRNSYGKEMITCCTPFLYKWYISHLPNTNDFWDHKEGQKWSQKIMTLTNTDIAWTNNYFCRIKTLDSYGDFPNVPLLGTKGGISYSPILARRQFGFPMDKIPRNILLDGFFLEEGVENKEFRERITNAWHPSHRK, encoded by the exons ATGGAGGAAGGAATTCTCTCCACATTGATCCAATTCTATGATTCCTtatatcattgtttcacctttcctaaTTATAAACTATTACCAACTTTGGAAGAATATGCAAGCATCATTGGATTACCCATTACTGGAAGAATTCCCTTTAATGGTTTGGAAATGGATCACAAGTCTCATGACATT AAAGTTCTCTCCTTTTcacaagaaagaaaggaagatGACTTTGAAACTGTATTTGCCCTGTTGGTTTATGGATTGTTCTTGTTCCCAAATattgacaactttgttgatatgaatgccATCAAGATCTTTATGAAAGGAAACCCTGTCCCTACCTTGCTAGTGGACACTTACTACTTCATCCATTTGAGGAATTCCTATGGAAAGGAAATGATTACATGTTGTACTCCTTTTCTATACAAGTGGTATATCTCTCATTTGCCAAATACCAATGATTTTTGGGATCACAAAGAAGGACAAAAATGGTCACAAAAGATTATGACTCTCACCAACACTGACATTGCTTGGACCAACAACTACTTCTGTAGGATTAAGACTTTGGACAGCTATGGTGATTTTCCTAATGTGCCCCTTCTTGGTACAAAAGGAGGAATCAGTTATAGCCCTATTCTAGCTCGTCGTCAATTTGGGTTTCCTATGGACAAAATACCCAGGAATATCTTATTGGATGGATTCTTCCTCGAGGAAGGAGTTGAAAACAAAGAGTTTAGAGAAAGGATTACTAATGCTTGGCATCCAAGTCATAGAAAATAA
- the LOC131611395 gene encoding uncharacterized protein LOC131611395: MQTYIVYNVETMINDMPSKVCDNKYKVFFNRATIITAVDVPDIPEHQFNFKSFTDILSGDFIVDRLYGAFEQVVTNQVAGAGRKACVNLTLSDECMLKWQMRVFS, from the exons ATGCAAACCTATATAGTCTATAATGTTGAAACTATGATCAATGACATGCCGTCGAAAGTTTGTGATAACAAATACAAGGTGTTTTTTAATCGTGCGACAATTATCACTGCTGTTGACGTACCAGACATTCCAGAACATCAATTCAACTTCAAGTCGTTTACTGATATCTTAAGTGGTGATTTCATTGTTGATCGCCTTTACG GTGCTTTCGAACAAGTTGTTACGAATCAAGTCGCAGGTGCTGGGAGAAAAGCCTGCGTGAACCTCACTTTATCGGATGAATG CATGCTGAAATGGCAGATGAGGGTGTTCAGCTAA